One window of the Cryptomeria japonica chromosome 7, Sugi_1.0, whole genome shotgun sequence genome contains the following:
- the LOC131054539 gene encoding uncharacterized protein LOC131054539: MANTLVGKFFYLRPMVEMVRKWVKDKWKLKWSVSVSAMFGALFLFKFTAEEDVALVLSRCWSYGRNNLSLCRWKDGFEPATDLHKTAPVWVRLPGLPLEYWDESIFKWIGNSFGHFVGVDDITRAKSRLVYACFYVQAIVTMNLPNFITLESRLCSLTQALVYENATLFSQKCHKSGHIISQCKALAPLPLKLKDSTVVEDLVPNAPIIHQDSVVGLVVTPTPGLDLPPPAVEDPVMEEYPFAESINNLLKSPTKHVDEASKSALKEQCISLTANSVSLVDQLEDGQIVRDPTLTPEIAFS, translated from the coding sequence ATGGCTAATACTCTGGTGGGAAAATTCTTCTACCTACGCCCCATGGTGGAGATGGTCAgaaaatgggtcaaggacaaatggaaactGAAATGGAGTGTTTCTGTTAGTGCCATGTTTGgagccctcttcctcttcaaattcactgCTGAGGAGGATGTCGCTCTTGTCCTCTCTAGATGTTGGTCCTATGGTCGAAACAACCTATCCCTCTGTCGTTGGAAGGATGGCTTCGAACCAGCAACTGATTTACATAAAACTGCTCCGGTATGGGTTCGGCTCCCAGGGCTTCCCCTTGAATACTGGGATGAGTCCATCTTTAAATGGATTGGGAATTCCTTTGGTCATTTTGTTGGTGTTGATGATATCACCAGAGCCAAATCACGCCTGGTATATGCTTGTTTCTATGTTCAAGCTATTGTGACCATGAATCTCCCCAACTTTATAACCCTCGAATCCAGGCTTTGTAGCTTGACTCAAGCCCTGGTTTATGAAAATGCCACCCTCTTCAGCCAAAAATGCCACAAATCTGGGCATATTATTTCCCAATGTAAAGCTTTGGCCCCCTTGCCTCTTAAGCTTAAGGACTCAACCGTGGTTGAAGACCTTGTGCCAAATGCTCCTATTATTCATCAAGACTCGGTTGTGGGGCTTGTTGTGACTCCTACTCCTGGCCTAGACCTGCCTCCCCCTGCAGTCGAGGACCCAGTTATGGAAGAATACCCCTTTGCTGAGagtattaacaaccttctcaaatctCCTACAAAGCATGTGGATGAAGCCTCTAAATCGGCCTTGAAAGAACAGTGCATCTCCCTGACGGCCAACTCGGTTTCACTGGTTGATCAACTGGAAGATGGCCAGATTGTGAGGGACCCCACTCTCACCCCAGAGATAGCTTTCTCCTAG